A window of the Candidatus Tectomicrobia bacterium genome harbors these coding sequences:
- a CDS encoding cytochrome c maturation protein CcmE yields the protein MTPQRAKFIIAGIVVVSAFLYLAVSGFRSDNFVYFMTVDEAATKAASLNGQGIRVQGKVVPKTITRNPQAMGLAFRLQGEKQTLAVSYRGVPPDLLENGFPVIAEGKLDESGTLVAKNLMVACPSKFEEMKAKGEAIPQEHQKMVERATKE from the coding sequence ATGACCCCTCAGCGGGCCAAGTTCATCATTGCAGGTATCGTGGTCGTCAGCGCGTTCCTGTATCTCGCCGTTTCAGGCTTCCGCAGCGACAATTTCGTTTATTTCATGACAGTGGACGAGGCGGCCACGAAGGCGGCCTCGCTGAACGGGCAGGGGATCCGCGTCCAGGGGAAGGTGGTGCCCAAGACGATCACCCGAAATCCCCAGGCCATGGGACTGGCTTTCCGCCTCCAGGGCGAGAAGCAGACCCTGGCGGTGAGCTACCGGGGCGTCCCTCCCGACCTCCTGGAGAACGGCTTCCCGGTCATCGCCGAGGGCAAGCTGGACGAGTCCGGCACCCTGGTGGCCAAGAACCTGATGGTGGCCTGCCCCTCCAAATTCGAGGAGATGAAGGCGAAGGGCGAGGCCATCCCCCAGGAACACCAGAAGATGGTCGAGCGGGCCACGAAAGAATAA
- the ilvC gene encoding ketol-acid reductoisomerase — MNAEELLKGLKIYYDADADLNLLKGRTVAVIGYGSQGRAHAMNLQDSGVKVVVGLRKTSPRWKQVEEDGLEVMETAEAAKAGDLVVMLTQDHLQPAIWRNDILPHMKDGDAFVVAHGFNLNYGQIIPPKNIDVFMIAPKSPGHTMRFQFEDGRGVPGLVAVFQNFTGKAKDYALAYGKGVGCARAGIIETTIEEETETDLFGEQVVLCGGITELIRAAFETLVEAGYQPACAYFECLHEVKLITDLIYQGGITMMRYSVSDTAEYGDITRGKVIIDQGTRERMKKILKDIQTGKFASEWINENMVGRPTFNTIVRKEKEHPIEIVGARLRGMMPWIQEREVK; from the coding sequence ATGAACGCGGAGGAGCTTCTGAAGGGCCTGAAAATCTACTACGACGCCGACGCGGACCTGAACCTGCTCAAGGGCCGCACGGTGGCGGTCATCGGCTACGGGAGCCAGGGCCGGGCGCACGCGATGAACCTCCAGGACAGCGGCGTGAAGGTGGTGGTGGGGCTGCGAAAGACGTCGCCGCGCTGGAAACAGGTCGAGGAGGACGGCCTCGAGGTCATGGAGACGGCCGAGGCGGCCAAGGCGGGCGACCTGGTGGTCATGCTGACCCAGGACCACCTCCAGCCCGCCATCTGGCGCAACGACATCCTGCCCCACATGAAGGACGGCGACGCCTTCGTCGTGGCCCACGGCTTCAACCTGAACTACGGGCAGATCATCCCCCCCAAGAACATCGACGTGTTCATGATCGCCCCGAAGAGCCCGGGCCACACCATGCGCTTCCAGTTCGAGGACGGGCGCGGGGTGCCGGGCCTGGTGGCCGTGTTCCAGAACTTCACGGGCAAGGCGAAGGACTACGCCCTGGCCTACGGCAAGGGGGTGGGCTGCGCCCGCGCGGGGATCATCGAGACGACGATCGAGGAGGAGACCGAGACCGACCTCTTCGGCGAGCAGGTGGTGCTCTGCGGCGGCATCACCGAGCTCATCCGGGCGGCTTTCGAGACCCTGGTCGAGGCGGGCTACCAGCCGGCCTGCGCCTATTTCGAGTGCCTGCACGAGGTCAAGCTCATCACCGACCTGATCTACCAGGGCGGGATCACGATGATGCGCTACTCGGTCTCGGACACGGCCGAGTACGGCGACATCACGCGCGGCAAGGTGATCATCGATCAGGGCACCCGCGAGCGGATGAAGAAGATTCTCAAGGACATCCAGACGGGCAAGTTCGCCTCCGAGTGGATCAACGAGAACATGGTGGGGCGGCCCACCTTCAATACCATCGTCCGCAAGGAGAAGGAGCATCCCATCGAGATCGTGGGTGCCCGCCTGCGGGGCATGATGCCCTGGATCCAGGAGCGGGAGGTGAAGTAG
- a CDS encoding ABC transporter substrate-binding protein, protein MPPLPLLRRPAASRALRLAAVSFLVLAAAAPAAAQAPRPVALALNWLPGGAHVPLYFGQSEGIFRKAGLDVTLRPSRGSAEALRALGQGAQFALAEAAEVYAQRAGEAGGLVGILAYFPQGGSAIISLRRPDLQRLPDLAGKVIGAPHASYPRLLFPELRLGPAFDLGQVRWRNLSPDELLPALLEGKVDAVAASALVASQYRAAAELVKKDISVFPYAGAGVNPYGLVLVTTEDQIKRDSARVRAMAAAVAHAAAAALSRPGDALRAFQKENPASPPARSASEWEEAAKLIRPSARPAGLGRFDGARLEEFQALMAKLLDRRLDVPIGSVFTNRFLPGPAPTPPKS, encoded by the coding sequence ATGCCCCCTCTCCCGCTCCTCCGGCGCCCGGCGGCGAGCCGCGCTCTCCGGCTGGCCGCCGTTTCCTTCCTCGTCCTGGCCGCCGCGGCCCCGGCCGCCGCCCAGGCGCCCAGGCCCGTCGCCCTTGCGCTGAACTGGCTGCCCGGGGGCGCCCACGTTCCCCTCTACTTCGGCCAGAGCGAGGGAATCTTTCGAAAGGCGGGACTGGACGTGACCCTCCGCCCCTCGCGGGGCAGCGCGGAGGCGCTCCGCGCCCTCGGCCAGGGGGCACAGTTCGCCCTCGCGGAGGCGGCCGAGGTATACGCCCAGCGGGCCGGGGAGGCCGGCGGCCTGGTGGGCATCCTGGCCTATTTCCCGCAGGGCGGGAGCGCGATCATCTCGCTCAGGCGCCCGGACCTCCAGCGCCTCCCCGATTTGGCGGGGAAGGTCATCGGCGCCCCCCACGCGTCCTATCCCCGGCTCCTCTTCCCCGAATTGCGCCTCGGCCCCGCGTTCGACCTGGGCCAGGTCCGCTGGCGGAACCTGTCACCGGACGAGCTGCTCCCGGCCCTGCTGGAGGGCAAGGTGGACGCCGTGGCCGCCTCGGCCCTCGTGGCGTCCCAATACCGGGCGGCGGCGGAGCTCGTGAAAAAGGACATCTCGGTGTTCCCCTACGCCGGGGCCGGCGTGAATCCCTACGGGCTCGTGCTGGTGACGACCGAAGATCAGATCAAGCGGGATTCCGCGCGGGTCCGCGCCATGGCCGCGGCCGTGGCCCACGCGGCGGCGGCCGCCCTGTCTCGTCCGGGGGATGCCCTGCGGGCCTTCCAGAAAGAGAACCCCGCCTCGCCCCCCGCCCGCAGCGCGTCGGAATGGGAGGAGGCGGCGAAGCTCATCCGGCCCTCCGCGCGCCCCGCGGGCCTGGGCCGCTTCGACGGCGCCCGCCTGGAGGAGTTCCAGGCCCTGATGGCGAAGCTCCTCGACCGGCGGCTCGACGTGCCCATCGGAAGCGTGTTCACGAACCGCTTCCTCCCGGGCCCGGCCCCCACTCCCCCCAAGTCCTAG
- a CDS encoding fatty acid desaturase, translated as MESGRRKLAIHRKEERHIQWGTVTVIALIHAGALLALRPDLYSTSGLAIFGVFYIMTGMFGVTLCYHRLLTHRSFQTYKWMEYFLTFCASQALQSGPISWTALHRIHHKEADDEPDPHSPLVSFLWAHMGWLFVDTPGATTYEEYSRFAKDLDRDPVQRFLDRYFFLLYLLTAVLVYAAGELYGGLGLSWLVWGVFLRTVALWHGTWLVNSATHLWGYRNYKTDEDSTNNWWVALISFGEGWHNNHHADQRSARHGQRWFEIDVTYWAICLLGRLGLAWQIMEPRRSVVARRVDIMVDAEALRLADERARERESVLHTQTDPTLPVNVPVMASAAEAYERAMRSAQEAREAVEDALRHAGEALRHRRQEAVEKMDQQVRQMLETAKDLAMAAVEKAKYAAAEAGEFASQASAYASAAKDRAADSARHAAEQSRILAQEAAEAATQAAEQIAVAFKGISRPIISSAL; from the coding sequence ATGGAATCGGGGCGGCGGAAGCTGGCCATCCACCGCAAGGAAGAGCGTCACATCCAGTGGGGGACGGTGACCGTCATCGCCCTCATCCATGCCGGCGCCCTGCTGGCCCTGCGGCCGGACCTTTACAGCACCTCGGGCCTGGCGATTTTCGGCGTTTTCTACATCATGACGGGGATGTTCGGGGTCACCCTGTGCTACCACCGGCTGCTCACCCACCGCAGCTTCCAGACCTATAAGTGGATGGAATACTTCCTCACCTTCTGCGCCTCCCAGGCCCTGCAGAGCGGCCCCATCTCGTGGACGGCGCTGCACCGCATCCATCACAAGGAGGCGGACGACGAGCCCGATCCCCACAGCCCCCTGGTGAGCTTCCTCTGGGCCCACATGGGCTGGCTGTTCGTGGACACGCCGGGGGCGACCACCTACGAGGAGTACAGCCGCTTCGCCAAGGACCTGGACCGCGACCCGGTCCAGCGCTTCCTGGATCGTTACTTTTTCCTCCTGTACCTCCTGACCGCCGTCCTCGTGTACGCGGCGGGGGAGCTTTACGGGGGGCTGGGCCTTTCCTGGCTGGTTTGGGGCGTTTTTCTCCGCACGGTCGCCTTGTGGCACGGCACCTGGCTGGTGAACTCGGCCACCCATTTGTGGGGCTACCGCAACTACAAGACCGACGAGGACAGCACGAACAACTGGTGGGTGGCCCTCATCTCCTTCGGCGAGGGCTGGCATAACAACCACCACGCCGATCAGCGCTCGGCCCGGCACGGGCAGCGCTGGTTCGAGATCGACGTGACCTACTGGGCCATCTGCCTCCTGGGCCGGCTGGGCCTCGCGTGGCAGATCATGGAGCCGCGCAGGAGCGTCGTCGCCCGCCGGGTGGACATCATGGTGGATGCCGAGGCCCTCCGGCTGGCCGACGAGCGGGCGAGGGAGCGTGAATCCGTCCTCCATACCCAGACGGATCCGACCCTCCCGGTGAACGTGCCCGTCATGGCGTCCGCCGCGGAGGCTTACGAGCGGGCCATGCGGTCCGCGCAGGAGGCCAGGGAGGCGGTCGAGGACGCCCTCCGGCACGCAGGCGAGGCCCTCCGCCACCGGCGCCAGGAGGCGGTGGAGAAGATGGACCAGCAGGTCCGTCAGATGCTGGAGACGGCGAAGGACCTGGCCATGGCGGCCGTCGAGAAGGCCAAGTACGCCGCCGCCGAGGCGGGCGAATTCGCCTCCCAGGCCAGCGCCTACGCCTCCGCCGCGAAGGACCGCGCGGCCGATTCCGCCCGCCACGCGGCCGAGCAAAGCCGCATCCTCGCCCAGGAGGCGGCCGAGGCCGCGACCCAGGCGGCCGAGCAGATCGCGGTCGCCTTCAAGGGGATCAGCCGGCCCATCATCAGTTCCGCCCTCTGA
- a CDS encoding alpha/beta hydrolase has product MPDIQVNGVRLNYESHGAGTPLVFVHEFAGGQKSWLDQVRFFGRRYKVVTYNARGYPPSEVPPDPAQYSQDIAVDDLASVIQGLGLAPAHVVGLSMGGYATLHLGLRYPELARSLVVAGCGYGSVPDRQEAFRREALEAARRFDEDFAGFAAAYTAGPTRLQLERKDPIAYRRFVEGFREHSPKGSANTMRGVQSRRPSVYSLEEGLRRMNVPTLILSGDEDEPCLDPGLFLKRTLPMAALITFPNAGHLINLEEPALFNRTVLDFITEVDAGRWPARDPRTKTQAALFQEKKG; this is encoded by the coding sequence ATGCCCGACATCCAGGTGAATGGGGTCCGCCTCAACTACGAGAGCCACGGGGCGGGAACGCCGCTGGTCTTCGTCCACGAGTTCGCGGGCGGCCAGAAGAGTTGGCTCGACCAGGTGCGCTTCTTCGGCCGCCGGTACAAAGTGGTGACCTACAACGCCCGCGGCTACCCCCCCTCCGAGGTCCCGCCCGACCCCGCCCAGTACAGCCAGGACATCGCCGTGGACGACCTGGCCAGCGTCATCCAGGGCCTGGGGCTCGCCCCCGCCCACGTCGTGGGGCTCTCCATGGGGGGCTACGCCACCCTGCACCTGGGGCTGCGCTACCCCGAACTCGCCCGCTCCCTCGTGGTGGCCGGCTGCGGCTACGGCTCGGTGCCGGACCGGCAGGAGGCCTTCCGCCGGGAGGCGCTCGAGGCCGCCCGCCGCTTCGACGAGGACTTCGCCGGCTTCGCCGCCGCCTACACGGCGGGCCCCACCCGCCTCCAGCTCGAGCGCAAGGACCCCATCGCCTACAGGCGGTTCGTCGAAGGCTTCCGGGAGCACTCCCCCAAGGGCTCGGCCAACACCATGCGCGGGGTCCAGAGCCGCCGCCCCTCGGTCTACTCGCTGGAGGAGGGCCTCCGGAGGATGAACGTTCCCACCCTCATCCTCAGCGGGGACGAGGACGAGCCCTGCCTCGACCCGGGGCTCTTCCTCAAGCGGACCCTCCCGATGGCGGCCCTCATCACCTTCCCGAACGCGGGCCACCTCATCAACCTGGAGGAGCCGGCCCTGTTCAACCGGACGGTGCTGGACTTCATCACCGAGGTAGACGCGGGGCGCTGGCCCGCCCGCGACCCCCGCACCAAGACCCAGGCGGCGCTGTTCCAGGAAAAGAAAGGCTGA
- a CDS encoding SDR family oxidoreductase — protein sequence MPGRMLEGVRAVVTGGSSGIGAAIARRFACEGASLWVAGGANAEGMKAAVEACRKEGAKAGGKSYDFGRAAQAGEAVREGAAFLGGLDVLVNCHATRCHKPLVEFTDEDIDRLYEVNAKSVFIASREAAKIMLPQGKGRILMIGSIDGIRGVPGNALYGATKTSMHNMAKAFAVELGPKGIRVNCLAPGTTESERVKITHANRPEYAASKLPNIPARRFAQPEEMAALAAFMVCGENDFMNGTVVVSDGGVLAV from the coding sequence ATGCCGGGCAGGATGCTGGAAGGCGTGCGGGCCGTCGTGACCGGGGGCTCCTCCGGCATCGGCGCGGCCATCGCGCGCCGGTTCGCTTGCGAGGGGGCCTCCCTTTGGGTGGCCGGGGGAGCGAACGCCGAGGGCATGAAGGCCGCCGTCGAAGCCTGCAGGAAAGAGGGCGCGAAGGCCGGCGGGAAGAGCTACGACTTCGGCCGGGCGGCGCAGGCCGGGGAGGCGGTGCGCGAGGGGGCGGCCTTCCTCGGCGGGCTCGACGTGCTGGTGAACTGCCACGCCACCCGCTGCCACAAGCCCCTCGTCGAGTTCACCGACGAGGACATCGACCGCCTCTACGAGGTGAACGCCAAGTCCGTCTTCATCGCCTCCCGGGAGGCGGCCAAGATCATGCTCCCGCAGGGCAAGGGCCGCATCCTCATGATCGGCTCCATCGACGGCATCCGGGGCGTGCCCGGCAACGCCCTCTACGGCGCCACCAAGACCTCGATGCACAACATGGCCAAGGCCTTCGCCGTGGAATTGGGGCCCAAGGGCATCCGCGTCAACTGCCTGGCCCCGGGGACGACCGAGAGCGAGCGCGTCAAGATCACCCACGCGAACCGGCCCGAGTACGCCGCCTCGAAGCTCCCCAACATCCCCGCCCGGCGCTTCGCCCAGCCCGAGGAGATGGCCGCCCTGGCCGCCTTCATGGTGTGCGGGGAGAACGATTTCATGAACGGCACGGTGGTGGTGAGCGACGGGGGCGTGCTGGCGGTGTGA
- a CDS encoding NADH:flavin oxidoreductase/NADH oxidase: MPHLFDKLPVRGATLRNRIAVSPMCQYSSVEGKATDWHLVHLGSRAVGGAGLVMVEATGVERRGRITHGCMGIWSEEHVEPLARIARFVKEHKAVAAIQLAHAGRKASQARTWEGGHFLSKEEGAWEIVGPSPIPFGENAPVPKPLSVEEIRSVQKAFGEAARRAKEAGFEWLEIHGGHGYLIHSFHSPLSNQRADAYGGSFENRIRFTVETVREVRAAWPDDRPLGIRLSCTDFMEGGWTLPETIELARTLKDEGVDLIDCSGGGGTPKAKIPAGPGYMVEFSREVRRAAGVLTGTVGMITQPWQADQIVRNGEADVVFIAREMLRDPYWPQRAAASLGHKEWAYVPDPYHRAH, translated from the coding sequence ATGCCTCATCTGTTCGATAAGCTCCCGGTGCGCGGGGCGACCCTGCGCAACCGCATCGCCGTCTCCCCCATGTGCCAGTACAGCTCGGTCGAAGGGAAGGCGACGGACTGGCACCTCGTCCACCTGGGCTCCCGCGCCGTGGGCGGGGCGGGCCTGGTCATGGTGGAGGCGACGGGCGTCGAGCGCCGGGGCCGGATCACCCACGGCTGCATGGGCATCTGGTCCGAGGAGCACGTCGAGCCCCTGGCCCGCATCGCGCGCTTCGTGAAGGAGCACAAGGCTGTGGCGGCCATTCAGCTCGCCCACGCGGGCCGCAAGGCCAGCCAGGCCCGGACCTGGGAGGGCGGGCACTTCCTCTCCAAGGAGGAGGGCGCCTGGGAGATCGTGGGGCCGAGCCCCATCCCCTTCGGCGAGAACGCCCCCGTGCCCAAGCCGCTTTCGGTGGAGGAAATCCGCTCCGTCCAGAAGGCCTTCGGCGAGGCCGCCCGGCGGGCCAAGGAGGCGGGCTTCGAGTGGCTGGAGATCCACGGGGGGCACGGCTACCTGATCCACAGCTTCCACTCCCCCCTGTCGAACCAGCGGGCCGACGCCTACGGCGGGAGCTTCGAGAACCGCATACGCTTCACCGTGGAGACGGTCCGCGAGGTGCGCGCCGCCTGGCCGGACGACCGGCCCCTGGGCATCCGGCTCTCCTGCACCGACTTCATGGAGGGAGGCTGGACCCTCCCCGAGACCATCGAGCTCGCTAGGACCCTCAAGGACGAGGGCGTGGATCTCATCGACTGCAGCGGCGGCGGGGGGACGCCCAAGGCCAAGATCCCCGCCGGCCCGGGCTACATGGTGGAGTTCTCGCGCGAGGTGAGGCGGGCCGCCGGCGTCCTCACGGGCACCGTCGGCATGATCACCCAGCCCTGGCAGGCGGACCAGATCGTGCGGAACGGGGAGGCGGATGTGGTCTTCATCGCGCGCGAGATGCTGCGCGACCCCTACTGGCCGCAGCGGGCGGCGGCGTCGCTGGGGCACAAGGAATGGGCCTACGTCCCGGACCCGTACCACCGGGCCCATTGA
- a CDS encoding SDR family oxidoreductase produces the protein MDLGLKGKRAIVTGASRGIGRCCALALAKEGARVCVTARDEKLLGDVAKEVNAAGGEGMPVPADLTSLDGCKKVVDSAVSKFGGVDILINSAGAARGGDILDLPVDIIEEALLLKSFGYLRLSQLAIPHMKKQRWGRIVNIAGGAGASPARGNIPTSLANIAVLNMTRALSDAAAPDGIMVNTICPGMTNTQRARDLLQAQAKKEGKNVEEILAAVGKRTPAGRICEPEEVANVAAFLASDVCTYVFGSSIYMDGGGRRGTP, from the coding sequence ATGGATTTGGGCTTGAAGGGGAAGCGGGCGATCGTGACCGGGGCGAGCCGGGGCATCGGCCGGTGCTGCGCGCTGGCGCTGGCCAAGGAAGGCGCGCGCGTCTGCGTCACGGCCCGGGACGAGAAGCTCCTGGGAGACGTGGCGAAGGAAGTGAACGCGGCGGGCGGGGAGGGGATGCCGGTCCCGGCGGACCTGACCTCCCTCGACGGCTGCAAGAAGGTGGTGGACTCGGCCGTCTCGAAGTTCGGCGGGGTGGACATCCTCATCAACTCGGCCGGCGCCGCGCGCGGGGGCGACATCCTCGATCTTCCGGTGGACATCATCGAGGAGGCCCTGCTGCTCAAGTCTTTCGGCTACCTGCGCCTCTCCCAGCTCGCCATCCCCCACATGAAGAAGCAGAGGTGGGGCCGCATCGTGAACATCGCCGGGGGCGCCGGGGCGAGCCCCGCGCGCGGGAACATCCCCACGAGCCTCGCCAACATCGCCGTCCTCAACATGACCCGCGCCCTCTCGGACGCCGCCGCCCCGGACGGCATCATGGTCAACACCATCTGCCCGGGCATGACCAACACCCAGCGGGCGCGCGACCTCCTGCAGGCCCAGGCCAAGAAGGAGGGGAAGAACGTCGAGGAGATCCTGGCGGCGGTGGGCAAGCGGACCCCCGCGGGGCGCATCTGCGAGCCCGAGGAGGTGGCGAACGTGGCGGCCTTCCTCGCCTCGGACGTCTGCACCTACGTCTTCGGGAGCTCCATCTACATGGACGGGGGCGGCCGCCGCGGCACGCCCTGA
- a CDS encoding threonine synthase — MNHESGVVKGYSAFLDLECARTGERFAADRLRNLSPAGAPLLARYDLEAAARTLRPEAAARRAPGMWRYHEVLPAPSPEAIVSLGEGMTPLLEVPRLGARVGLPRLLVKDEGQLPTGSFKARGLSAALTMARLLGAREVAIPTAGNAGGATAAYASRAGLRAHIYMPVDAPAVHKVECTLAGAEVTVVRGFIHQCGEIVARRAPEKGWFDLSTFKEPYRVEGKKTMAYELVEQLGGEVPDAIVYPTGGGTGLVAMWRAFAELEALGWIGPRRPRMISVQAEGCAPLVRAFEAGAEAASLWEHPSTHASGLRVPRVLADFLCLRAIRQSGGTAVAVPDEAMFAAQREAGAAEGLLLCPEGGACVAALRLLRERGDLGRQDRVVVFNTATGLKYADLIPVDAPVVDPLGAKDVKVR; from the coding sequence ATGAATCACGAGAGCGGCGTCGTGAAAGGCTACTCCGCCTTCCTGGACCTCGAGTGCGCCCGCACGGGGGAACGGTTCGCGGCGGACCGGCTGCGGAACCTGAGCCCGGCGGGAGCGCCCCTCCTCGCCCGCTACGACCTGGAGGCCGCGGCGCGCACCCTGAGGCCCGAGGCCGCCGCCCGGCGGGCCCCCGGGATGTGGCGCTACCACGAGGTCCTGCCCGCCCCCTCGCCGGAAGCCATCGTGAGCCTGGGCGAGGGAATGACCCCGCTCCTCGAGGTGCCGCGCCTGGGCGCCCGGGTCGGGCTGCCGCGCCTGCTCGTCAAGGACGAGGGCCAGCTCCCGACGGGGAGCTTCAAGGCGCGCGGCCTCTCCGCCGCCCTCACCATGGCGCGCCTGCTGGGGGCGCGGGAGGTGGCCATCCCCACGGCGGGGAACGCCGGGGGGGCGACCGCGGCCTACGCCTCCCGGGCGGGCCTGCGGGCCCACATCTACATGCCCGTGGATGCGCCCGCCGTCCACAAGGTGGAGTGCACCCTGGCCGGGGCGGAGGTCACTGTGGTGCGGGGCTTCATCCACCAGTGCGGGGAGATCGTGGCCCGGCGGGCGCCCGAGAAGGGATGGTTCGACCTCTCCACCTTCAAGGAGCCCTACCGCGTCGAGGGAAAGAAGACCATGGCCTACGAGCTGGTCGAACAGCTGGGAGGGGAAGTCCCCGACGCCATCGTCTACCCTACAGGCGGCGGGACGGGCCTGGTGGCCATGTGGCGGGCCTTCGCCGAGCTGGAGGCGCTGGGCTGGATCGGCCCGCGCCGGCCGCGCATGATCTCGGTCCAGGCCGAGGGGTGCGCCCCGCTGGTCCGCGCCTTCGAGGCGGGGGCGGAGGCGGCCTCGCTCTGGGAGCATCCGAGCACCCACGCCTCGGGGCTGCGGGTTCCACGGGTGCTGGCCGATTTCCTGTGCCTGCGGGCCATCCGGCAGAGCGGGGGGACGGCGGTGGCCGTCCCGGACGAGGCCATGTTCGCGGCACAGCGGGAGGCTGGAGCGGCCGAGGGGCTCCTCCTCTGCCCCGAGGGCGGGGCCTGCGTCGCCGCTCTCCGGCTCCTTCGGGAGCGCGGCGACCTCGGGCGCCAGGATCGCGTCGTGGTCTTCAACACGGCCACCGGCCTCAAGTACGCGGACCTGATCCCCGTCGACGCCCCGGTGGTGGACCCCCTGGGCGCGAAGGACGTGAAGGTGCGATGA